ATCTAAAAATAATTTCTCCAGGTCTTTTTGCTGTTTAACAATACTGTAAACTACCTGGTTGTTTTTATTAAGCAGGGCGTTTATATCGCCCATTTGCTGTTTGGAGATGTAGGGTACAAATAAATTTTCGTCGTTTACTTCAGTAACATCATAGTTGTTACGGGTAAGCAGGTTGGCGGCATCTACCGTATTGGCTGCCTCAATGCGCACCAATGGTTTGCTGATAGCCTGCAAATCGGCAATGCTGCCCTGAAAAAGCATGGCCCCGCCGTTAATAATGCCAACATGGGTAGCCATACGTTCAATTTCGCCCAGCAGATGGCTGGAGATAAAAACGGTTTTGCCATGTTCGGCGACCAGTTTCTTCAATAACTCGCGAATTTCGATAATGCCATTCGGGTCCAGGCCGTTGGTTGGCTCGTCTAAAATTAACAGTTTAGGGTCGGGCAGCAGGGCAAGCGCTATGCCCAGGCGTTGCTTCATCCCTAATGAATACTGCCCCGCCTTTTTGTTGGCGGCATTGCTTAATTGCACCAGCGCCAGCATGTCATCAACACGTGTATCGGGTACCTGCAGCAATAAAGCCCTGTTTAGCAAATTTTCCTTACCGGTAAGATGCTGGTATATGGCAGGCTGCTCAATAAGCGAACCTATTTGTTTAAGGATCTGGATGCGACGGGTTTTAATATCCTGCCCAAAAATGTGAATATCGCCCGCATCGGGCTTTAAAAGGTTTAGGAGGAGTTTGATGGTAGTGGTTTTCCCGGCGCCGTTAGGCCCAAGAAAACCATATATACTTCCTTCCGGTACCTGCAGCGCTAATGATTTTACAACCTGCTGCTTGCCAAAGGTGAAGGAAAGCCCTTCGGTGCTGATTACCATATGTTATTGCTTTTTGCTACCGAGCAAACGTTTTTAACCAATACAAAACCTTTGTGGAACAACGAGGTAGCATGTACTGCCGTACGGCCAATTTCGGCCGACTCGTGTTTTTGCTCAAACTGGTAGCTTACACCTAATATAAGGGCAAACATTACCGGGATCAATAACATGATAAAAGGGTTTGAGTTTTTGATAAGCGTTTTCATTGTGAGTGATTTTATACAACAAAGGAACATCTAAAAAATATCCTGCTAAAATCATTTAGACCAACTCACTTTGTTTATAGATGAACGCTTTTATACACCTTTTAACCCGTTCATCGATAATAAAAGCCAGTTCATCGAAAAAATGGGGTGCTATATATAAATATAAGGCCGATATCATTGTCAAAACACTAAATTAGATGCCATGCCCTATCAACAAAAGGGTTTTATTTTAGCAGATAATGGAGGCTACATTACCATTACAGAAACATAAAAGCGGCATTAAAACAGCCTGGATCATATTCTGGCACCTGTTTTTTTGGATGGCCATCATATCTTTTTTTGTTTTTTTGGCGAGGATTAACGATGCGCAACTAACCAGCAAGGAGCTGACAGTGATCTTTTTGCTTTACCCGGTTATCAATATCAGCCTGTTTTATCTTAATTACCTGGTTTTTATCCCCAACTTTTTAAATAAAAAACGCTACTGGCTTTATGCCGGCATTGTATTGATAAGTATTATAGCATACGGCTTTTTTAAATACGGCGTAGGCTTAATTTTTAAAGATATTGTGCTGGTGCATCAAAAGGGGCATGTTATAAGCTTTGCCACCTATTTTTACAGCAGTATTTTCACCAGCCTCATCTTTGTATTTCTGAGCACCGCCCTAAAATTCAGTACCGATTGGTTTTTGAACGAGCGCATCCAGCGCGACCTGGAAAACCAGCGCCTCAGTGCCGAACTGGCTTTTCTGAAATCGCAGATCAACCCGCACTTTTTATTTAACTCGCTTAACAGCATTTATTCGCTGGCCTATCAGCGCTCGGAAACTACACCCGAGGCTATTTTAAAGCTGTCCGAAATTATGCGGTACATGCTGTATGAATGTAACGACACCAAGGTTGATCTGAGCAAAGAACTCCAATACCTGCAAAACTATATCGACCTTCAAAAAATCCGCTTCGGGGCCAAAGCTTTTATTGATTTTAAGGTGGATGGCAATATCACCAACCAAAAAATCGAACCACTTTTATTGATCGCCTTTATCGAAAACGCTTTTAAGCATGGCGTGGCCAATGATATCACCTCACCCATAAAGCTGCTTATTAATGTGGCCGATGGTAAACTACATTTCTATATCCAGAACAAAAAACACACCCTTAACCGCGATGCGGTGGGTGGCATAGGCCTCATCAATGTACAGCGCCGCCTTAATCTGCTTTATCCCGATAGATATAAATTAAATATCCGCGATGAAGAAAACACCTACACTTGTGAATTATCGATAGATTTATAAAACTAACCGATGATAACCATGAGCTATCTGAAAAACTTGCTTCCCGCCCTGCTGTTAGCTGCATCCGGCTTAACAACCTCGGCACAAACCGACCCTAAAGCCACCGAAGTTTGGGATCCGGAGCCCGAAGTTGTGTTACCTGGCACAGGGAACAAACCTCCGTCGGATGCTATTATTCTGTTTGATGGCAAAAACCTTGATAAATGGACCGATCAAAAAGGCAACAAACCCAGCTGGACTGTTAAAGACGGCATTGTAACCGTTAAACCCGGCAGCGGCTCCATCATCACCAAACAAAACTTTGCCGATTGCCAGCTGCACATTGAATGGCGCACACCCGCCATTGTGAAAGGCGAAGGCCAGGAACGCGGTAACAGCGGCGTAATTATGCAAAGCCGGTACGAACTTCAGATACTGGACAGTTATAAAAACCGCACCTACTCAAACGGGCAGGCAGGTTCTATATACAAACAATATGTACCCCAGGTTAATGCCTCGCTTAAACCCGGCGCCTGGCAAAAATATGATATCATTTACACCGCCCCCCGTTTCAATATAGATAGTTCGGTTAAAACACCGGCTTATATTACAGTATTGCACAATGGAGTGCTGGTACAAAACCATGTGGCTATTAAAGGTACAGTAGCCCACGTTGGGCAGCCTAAATATCAAAAACATGCCTTCGCACTGCCTTTGTTGTTGCAGGAGCATGAGTTCCCGGTATCGTTTCGCAATATCTGGATCAGGGAGCTGGGCGTTCAAAAACTACTCAACGGTAAGGATAAAAAAGGCTGGTATACTTACCTGGATACCTTGGGCAAGGACAATGATGTACACCATAACTTCGCCATCGAAAATGGCATGGTGCATGTTATGGGCAAATACTTTGGCTATATGGCCACTCAGAAATCGTACGATAACTATTACCTTAAGGTAGTATTTAAATGGGGCACCAAACAATATCATCCCCGCGAAAAAGGGGCGCGCGATGCCGGTATTTTATATCATTTTGGAGAAAGTGATAAAGACGTGGTTTGGCCTCGATCAATTGAATGCCAGATACAGGAAGGTGATTGCGGCGATATTTGGTGCGTACAGCACACCAGCGTGGTTACGCCCAATAAATCAGCCATCGAGTGGGATCAGCAGCGGGTTTATCGCACCGCCAATTTCGAAAACCCGTGCGGCGAATGGAATACCATCGAAATTATTTGCAGCGGCAATCAGATTGAGCATTACGTAAACGGGCACCTGGTAAACTGGGGCATAGCCTCGCTTTCACATGGGCGTATCCTGCTGCAATCGGAAGGAGCCGAAATTTGGTACAAATCAATCGAGTTGACGCCGTTATGATACTTTTAAGAAATCAGAATATTTAATTTAAACCATTATTACATTATTTTTACGCTATGATAAGATGTTTGGTAGTTGACGATGAGCCTTTGGCGCTGCACATTCTGGAAGATTATATATCCAAAATGCCTTTTTTGCAATTGGTTAAAGCCACAACCAACCCTATCGAAGCCCTAACCATGGTGCAGGCCGCCGAAGCCGACCTGGTTTTCCTCGACGTGCAAATGCCCGAACTTACCGGCATCCAATTCCTGAAAATAGCCAACGGCAAGGCCAAAGTAATTTTAACCACCGCCTACCCGCAATACGCCTTAGAAGGTTACGAACTTGATGTGGTAGATTACCTGCTGAAACCCATCGCATTCGACCGGTTTTTTAAATCGGTACAAAAAGCGCAGTCCATCATTCAGCCGGTAGCCACCAAACCGGTGGTAGTACAGGCCGAGCCCGTGCAACAGGATGATTTTTCGACAGATTTTATTTTTGTTAAAACCGAGCATAAAATTCAGAAAGTATACCTGCACGATATTGTGTTTATTGAGGGCTTGAAGGATTACATCTCCATATTTACCTCAACCGAGCGTATCATTACCCTGCAAGGCATGAAAAAAATGGAAGATGCCCTGCCCGAAAAACATTTTGTACGCGTACATAAATCATACATTGTAGCGCTTAACAAAATTGACAGCATCGAGCGGAGCCGCATCCAGATAGGTGATAAGATCATCCCGGTGGGTGATACTTACAGGGATGAGTTTTTCAGGATGATTGAGAATAAGAATATATAGGTTGCTTTTGTGAATTAATCCTTTGTTGTCTAAAAGCCGCGGCATCTGAAGGGATATAACATTTTCACCTTTACAATGCTGAGGAACGAAGCATCTTCTTCGCCCTGTGTAGCCGCTATGCTTGTTGTAGAAGATCCTTCGCTACCGCTCAGGATGACAAACTTTTTTAATTATGTCATGGGTAGGAACGAAGGATGACAAACTGTATTAACGCCTACTTTGAACAACCCGGTGGCTGCTATTTTACATCCACCTAAAACTTTTTCACAACTTACCTATTTAAACAATATATTTCATAGAAGTATATTTTTTGTAATTTACGCACCGTTCATCCTATAAAACAAGTTATGACGTACCAGGTAGACCTGACCAATTGTGACAGAGAACCCATCCACATCCCCGGAAAAATCCAATCGCACGGCTTCCTGATTGCCGTAAACAGTAAAAGCTATAATATCTCATACGTAAGCAAAAACGTAGAAGCCTTTACCGGTCTTGAGGCAACCGGCCTGCTTGGTAAAAACATAGCGGATTTCGAACAGCAGCTGGAAATTTCGGGCGATATCGCCTCGCTACAGCAGTTGCTTAACCTGGCCAAAGTAACCAAAACTTCAGATACTATTAACCCGCTGGCCATTGATGTTAAAGGAACCAGCTATAACCTCATTATCAGCCATTCGGTAAACGACCTGGTACTGGAATTTGAACCAACCGAATCAGACCTTGGGTATGACATCCAGAAAATCATAGGCCGTTCGGTATCTGAAATTTTAAGTGGTAAAAACCTGAATATCTTGCTGCAAAACGCGGCTTTCGAAATAAAAAAGATCATCAATTATGATAGGGTGATGATCTATAAATTTAATGAGGACGGACACGGCGAGGTAACCGCCGAGGTGAAAAATGACAACCTGGAGCCTTTTTTAGGTTTACATTACCCGGCATCGGACATACCTAAACAGGCACGCGAACTTTATAAGATCAATCTTACCCGTATTATTGCCGATGTTAATTCAGAAAGCTCGGCTATTATCACTTATCAAGATCAGGCAACGCCGCTTGATCTTACCCATTCCGGATTAAGGGCGGTATCACCCATCCATATCCAGTATTTAAAAAATATGGGCGTTGAGTCGAGTTTCAGTATTTCGCTTATAGCCCATGGCGAATTGTGGGGCCTCGTAGCCTGCCATAACTATTCGCCGAGGTTTATTGATTACAAATCCAGGGACGCTTCTAAGCTCATTGGCCACATCCTTTCATCGGCACTCGAATACAGGCAGGATGAGGAAGATAACGCAAAACTGCATGAACTTACCGAAGCAGCCAACGCTATCGCCGATTACATAAAAAAAGATTCGGACTTTACTTTCGCGCTCACACGTAATAAAATTACCCTTAAAGATGTAACTACGGCTTCGGGCGTAGCACTGATATACGATGGCGACATCAACACCATTGGCCAAACCCCAACCACCGACCAAATTGCCGAAATTGCCGATTGGCTTAAAACCAATATGGTAGATACTGTGTACAGCACACATCGTTTCCCGGCCATATTCACTGCCGCGCAGCAATATAGCGATGTAGCAAGCGGTATTTTAGCCTGCTCGTTATCAAAAGAGCTTGGAGAAATGATCATCTGGTTTAAACCCGAGCAAGTTACGTCCATCAACTGGGCGGGAAATCCTGAAAAACCGGTTGAAGAGACGGCGGATGGCATGCTGCAATTATCGCCCCGCAAATCATTTGAGAGCTGGACTGAAATTGTAAAGTTCACCTCCGAAAAATGGAAAACCGATGAGATAACCGCGGTACTGAAAGTTAGGGAGGATATTATCTACGCAATAAACCGCAAAGCCAACGAGATCAGGATTCTTAACGAGCGGTTACAATTGGCTTATGATGAATTGGACACTTTCAGCTATACCATATCGCACGATTTGCGTACACCCTTATCATCCATAAAAAGCTATTCGGAACTGCTTTTAGCCACCAATAAAAGCCTGGATGATTCGGCAAAGAAAATGCTTGACCGGATTATAAAAGGCACCGACAAAATGCACATGCTTATCAAAGAGATATTGCATTACTCGCGTGTTGGCCGTGCCGAAATTGAACTGCTGCCTATTAATATGGGCTTATTACTGAAAGAGATAAAACGGGAGGTGCTATCAGCCCTTAACCCCGAAAATATTGAATTTACCATTGGCGAAACACCATCCATTAACGGTGATAGCGTGATGATAACCCAGGTTTTTACCAACCTCATTAATAACGCGGTTAAATATTCGTCCAAATCCAATCCGTCAAAAGTATCAGTACAAGGCGAAACACGGAACAATGAAGTGGTTTATTCCGTATCAGACAATGGTGTTGGTATTGATGTAAATTACTATAACCGGGTATTTGAATTATTTAAACGTATGGATAACGCATTGGAATTTGAAGGCACCGGTGTAGGCCTGGCAATCGTAAAGCGTATTGTTGAAAAACACAACGCGCGTATATGGTTTGAAAGTAAGTTAGGAATTGGCACAGTTTTTTACATATCATTTAAAATAAGTTAGTTGTGAGTTCACCCGATATATTTTACGTAGAAGACGACGAAGATTTTGCATTTATAATGCAGCATGCTGTAAAGGAGGTGAAAGATGGGTTAACCGTAAAAATCATCGACAACGGAAAAGATGCGCTCGAACAATTAAAACAACTTACCGATGCCCGTGTTAAGCCTAAGTTAATATTGCTTGATCTTAATTTGCCTGGTTTATCGGGGCTCGACCTTGTTAAACGTATCAGAGAAATACCTTTTTTAAAATATGTACCGGTGGTGTTCTTTTCAACTTCAGATAATCCTAAAGATGTTAAAGCCTCGCTTGAATTTGGTGCAAACGCCTATTTAACCAAGCCGGCAGGCTATTTAAACCTGGTGAATTGTGTTGAATCATTGTACAACTTCTGGTTCACCAAAAATTTAAATGTCAATTAAAACACTCAAAAAAATATTAGTTATCGAGGATGATCCGGATATAGCCGATATCATGGAAATTGCTTTGGGCGATAAATATGATGTTGCTATTAAAATGGATGGCTATGATATCTCAGATCATGTAGAAAGTTTTAGCCCGGATCTGATTATGCTTGATAACTACATAGGCCAAAAAGAAGCCAAAGAAATTATTGCCGAAATACATTTGGTTGATGACCATAGAACTATACCTTTTGTACTGTTTTCAGGCCATGACGATATTACACGGATCGCTCAGCACATTAATGCCACGGCTTATTTAGCAAAACCTTTTGCGCTTGATGATCTTTATAAATGCGTTGATGCTATATTAGCAGCATAAAAAAGATCGCTTCTATGCTTCATGAAAAAATAAAACAAGCTACTACCAGCCTGCACAACCAGTTGGAACAAAACATGTTTGTTGGGCAAATAATGGATGGTTCGCTTACGTTTGAGCAGTATCTGATCATACTGCATTTAAACTACGGCATACACCTGGCTGCGGAAGGCTTTTTATTTGGGGGATTGAGCAACGCATTGCAGCAAAAACTTGATATAACCAATCGTATTAAGCTACCGGCGTTGTTAAAAGATCTTGAGGAGATTAATACGAATATGAGCCCGGATATCGAAGGGCCGCCTCCCAACTACATCGATTTGAGCAGCGACGCGGCGATATTAGGCGCCATGTATGTTTTAGAAGGTGCTACGCTTGGCGGCAATGTGATCGTAAAGCGACTAAAGACCAATGAGCACCTTGTACCCCGCAATCTGAATTATCATTATTACCAGGTATATGGCGATCAACTCGGCGCTAAATGGAAACAGTTTTTGGAAGTGCTTAATGAGATACCGGAAACGGAACATCAAACTGCTATTGATAGTGCGGTAAGGTTATTTGAGCGGATGACAAGCAATAAGGTAGCGGTTAAAACAGTTACGGTTACTTTGGTGCCACCTCCGCCGGTTGGATTTTAGGAACAGTTATATCTTTTAGCCGTCATTGCGAGGAACGAAGCAATCGCGAACCATACAGGGCGAATCTGCTTAGCCGCTCTGCCTCCGTGCGATTGCTTCGTTCCTCGCAATGACGTTAGAATAGAACAATAAAGGCGATGTTTTCACATCGCCTTTATTGTTGGTATATAATATCAATCCAACGCATCCGCTGTATCCTTCTCCCCTATCTGTTGCCTCCACATGGCATAATACAAACCTTTTTGAGCGATGAGATCAGCATGTTTGCCCGATTCAATAATGCGGCCTTTTTCCAACACGTAAATGCTATCGGCATGCATAATGGTTGATAAGCGGTGAGCTATCAATATGGTAATATGATTTTCTGTTTCGGATACCTCACGAATAGTTTCGGTGATCTCCTCTTCGGTGATCGAATCAAGCGATGAGGTAGCCTCGTCAAACACCAGAATATCCGGACGACGTAATAATGCACGGGCTATAGAAAGACGCTGCTTTTCTCCGCCGGATACCTTTACGCCGCCTTCGCCAATTACGGTACTTAAACCCTTATCGGCACGGGCCAGCAGGGTTTGGCAGGCGGCCCGCTGTAATACATCCATACATTCTTCGTCGGTAGCACCGGGGCGCACAAACTGCAGGTTTTCGCGGATAGTGCCCGAAAACAGCTGCGTATCCTGGGTTACAAAACCTATTTTTTCGCGCAGCTGATCGAGGTCAATTTCTTTGCTTAATGTACCGTTATATAAAATATCGCCCTGTAACGGCTGATATAAACCCACCAGCAATTTCACCAATGTTGTTTTACCAGAGCCTGAAGGGCCAACAAACGCAATGGTCTCGCCCGATTGGGTTTCGAAATTGATATGGTTAAGCGCGTTACGATTAGCCGTTAAATGCTTAAAGGTAACATCGCTGAATGTTAAAGTATTTACCTTTTCAAGCAACACCGGTTTTTCGGGCTTTTTATCAATCGGCGTATTCAGGATCCCTTTAAAATTACCCAACGAAACCTCGGCCTCACGCCATGATTGGATAACGGTGCCCAACTCCTGCAATGGGTTAAACAGGAAAAACGAGTAGAATAAAAATTTCAGATAATCGCCGGGCGTAAGTGTTCCCTTAAAAATAAGTACCAGCAGTATCACCACCATAATACTTCTTACCAGGTTTACGGTGGTACCCTGCACAAAGCTCATGCTTCGCACGTATTTCACTTTTTTTAGTTCGAGGTCGAGGATTTTATAAGTGGTGTTATTGAGCCTTTCAATTTCCTGTTTGGCCAGGCCAAGGCTTTTCACCAGCTCGATATTCCTTAACGACTCGGTAGTTGAACCGGCAAGGGCAGTGGTTTGCGATACAATATTTTTTTGAATTGTTTTGATCCTTTTACTCAGGGTCATACTTACAAAGGTGATAATGGGTATAGCTCCAAAATAAACCAATGTAACCTTATAGCTTACTGTTGACGAGTAAACAATAACAAAAACCATCCCTACCAAACTCACAAATAGCACCCCGATAAATGAGGTGATAAACTTTTCACAATCGGTACGCACTTTTTGCAGTATCCCCAGGGTTTCGCCGCTTCGCTGATCTTCAAATACCTGGTAAGGCAACTCGAGCGAATGGCGCAGGCCATCGGCATACATTTCGGCACCAACCTTTTGAGTGATGATATTAGTAAAATAATCCTGGAAGTTTTTGGCTATACGCGATACCATTGCCGCGCCTATGGCAAGACCTATCATGCCCAGCGAGCCGTAAAAGCGATAATCGAAAGTATGTACCAGCTTGTCTTTCGGCACAATGTAGGTATCCATAATATGACCCGTTATAAGCGGATCGAGCAATGAAAACCCAATATTAAAAGCAGCCAGCACCAGGGCCAGCACCACAACCATGCGATGCTTTTTTAAATAAGAAAGTAATAAATCCATGTTTCGGCAGCAAACATAAAAAAAGGGAATGGCTAAGTAGCTCATTCCCTTTTAATTTGACATAAGGTTAATATTAAACCGTCATGATATCTTTTTCTTTAGCTTCTGATAATACATCAACTTTGGCTATGTAAGCATCGGTAAGTTTTTGGATCTCAGCTTCGCCTGTTTTTATTTCATCTTCAGAAACACCTTCTGTTTTTAACTTTTTGATCTTTTCGTTGGCATCTTTACGGATGTTACGGATAGCTACTTTACCTGTTTCGGCTTCGCCTTTGGCTTTTTTAACCAGGTCGCGACGGCGCTCTTCGGTAAGCGGCGGTACATTGATGCGGATGATGATACCGTCGTTTTGCGGATTAACACCAAGGTTGGCTTCTTTAATAGCTTTTTCGATAGGGTTTAGCAATGATTTTTCCCATGGCTGAACAACAATGGTACGGGCATCAGGGGTGTTAACACTGCCAATCTGGCTTAGCGGTGTTGAGGTACCATAGTAATCAACCCTGATATCGTCAAGTAATGAAGGGCTTGCCTTACCTGCACGTATTTTATTCAATTCGCTATCTGCATGGTCAATGGCCTTTTCCATCAGGGCCTTTGCATCGTTCACTTGTTTTTTAATGAGTTCGCTCATCGGTTTTTAAATTTTCAACAAAAGTAACAAAATCTATCATTTTATGGCCGGGGTAATCCTTAACAATTAAAAACCGTTTAACAATAAATAACATTATTTAACATTTATATATTATTACAGGTTAACTATCTTCGTATAAAACGTTATAGCCATGAAAAAAACCTTATTATTTATCATATTGGTAGCAGCTACCGCCCAGCTAAAAGCGCAAAATCTTAAAAAGGTTCCAGCCTCACCTTTCGATCAATTTTTGAAGCTAAAATCGGTTGATACCAGTTTATCCCGATTTATCCCGGTATTACCACAAAAAGGATTATCAAACAACCTTAATGGCGCAACATTAAACACCAAAGAGATTACGAGCAGTGTAACCGTATACAAAATGCCGGTAGTTAAAACCTACTCAAACGACCGGATGCCAATAGTTAAAACAGACGAACCAGGAATGAAATATCAGATGCTGATAAAAAAGTTAGGATTAACCGATAAAGATACTACGGTGGTTATAGAGAAAACTACGCCTTAACTACCAATAGCTTCCTGCTCAATTACCGGTTGCGCAGTTTGTGATTTGCTCCGCCTCGCAGCCACCTGCTCAAAACTTTTTTCATAGTTGGGATGGTTGGTGCCCATCAGCCTGTCCCAGATGTTAAAGTATAAACCGTAATTACATTTCACCAGCCGGTGATGCATGTTATGGTGGGTTGAGGTGTTATGCCATTTAAACAGCTTATGGCTTGCAAAACCTTTCGGAAAAAGCTCGTAGCCTAAATGCCCTGTAACGTTAAGCAACAAAGAGTACAACGAAAAAATGGTTAAGGCTGTTCCATGATATGGGATGGTAAAAGCGATAAGCGGCACAATGCCAATTTCTATAATAGCCTCTAAGGGGTGAAAGGCATAAGCGGCAAAAGGAGTAGGGTTGGTTGACAGGTGGTGCGTTTTATGCATCAGCCTAAAGAGGGGCTTCCAATGCATAGCCCGGTGCGTCCAATAAAAATAGGTATCATGCACTAATATCATCAATACAATACTGAAGATGTAATATGGGTAACCATGATCGCTGATATTGGGGTAGATCTTCGTTAAACCCTTTTTACTTGCATAGATCACCAGCATGATCACCGCACCAAATATCAGTATGGTAATAAACGAATAAGCTATTTCCCTAAGGATGTGTTTATTTTCGGGGTAGCGCTGCTGAATTTTGGCCTGCCAGTATGCTTTCTTTCTCCACACATAAAAAAACAAATAGAATAAACCGGCAAATACAAGGTAACGTCCGGCTATGGAGAGCAGAACCCGGGCGGTTTCTATGAGTTTATCGATGGAGATTTGTAATAACATCTGTTTAGATGATAGTGCCCCTGTTAATCTTCTTAAAAATCCTTATTCAAAACCTTCTCCAGCTCGGCAAAGCTGATATTCATTTTAACACGGCCCTGCTTGGCGTATGAAATCTCACCTGTTTCTTCAGAAACGATAATGGCCGTAGCTTCGTTAGCCTCCGTCACCCCTATCCCCGCCCTATGGCGTAAACCAAACTGCGCCGGCAGATCTGTTTTTTCGGTAAGCGGCAAAATACAGCTGGCCGATTTAATTTTGTTTTCAGAAATCACTACCGCCCCATCATGCAGCGGACTGGTTTTCTGAAAAATACTTTCCAGCAGTCGCTTGGAAATTTTAGCTTCCACAATTTCGCAGCTGTTTTGATAAAACTGCTCATCGTAATATTTGGCAAACACAATAAGTGCTCCGGTACGGGTTTGCTTAAGGCTTTTGCAGGCGTCAATAATGGGCTTGATACGGGCATAATTATTTTTCTCAACTTCTTCGCGGCCAAAAAAGTATTTCCACCAGGCCTT
The sequence above is a segment of the Mucilaginibacter celer genome. Coding sequences within it:
- a CDS encoding ABC transporter ATP-binding protein, yielding MVISTEGLSFTFGKQQVVKSLALQVPEGSIYGFLGPNGAGKTTTIKLLLNLLKPDAGDIHIFGQDIKTRRIQILKQIGSLIEQPAIYQHLTGKENLLNRALLLQVPDTRVDDMLALVQLSNAANKKAGQYSLGMKQRLGIALALLPDPKLLILDEPTNGLDPNGIIEIRELLKKLVAEHGKTVFISSHLLGEIERMATHVGIINGGAMLFQGSIADLQAISKPLVRIEAANTVDAANLLTRNNYDVTEVNDENLFVPYISKQQMGDINALLNKNNQVVYSIVKQQKDLEKLFLDITQKA
- a CDS encoding sensor histidine kinase, encoding MEATLPLQKHKSGIKTAWIIFWHLFFWMAIISFFVFLARINDAQLTSKELTVIFLLYPVINISLFYLNYLVFIPNFLNKKRYWLYAGIVLISIIAYGFFKYGVGLIFKDIVLVHQKGHVISFATYFYSSIFTSLIFVFLSTALKFSTDWFLNERIQRDLENQRLSAELAFLKSQINPHFLFNSLNSIYSLAYQRSETTPEAILKLSEIMRYMLYECNDTKVDLSKELQYLQNYIDLQKIRFGAKAFIDFKVDGNITNQKIEPLLLIAFIENAFKHGVANDITSPIKLLINVADGKLHFYIQNKKHTLNRDAVGGIGLINVQRRLNLLYPDRYKLNIRDEENTYTCELSIDL
- a CDS encoding 3-keto-disaccharide hydrolase, with amino-acid sequence MSYLKNLLPALLLAASGLTTSAQTDPKATEVWDPEPEVVLPGTGNKPPSDAIILFDGKNLDKWTDQKGNKPSWTVKDGIVTVKPGSGSIITKQNFADCQLHIEWRTPAIVKGEGQERGNSGVIMQSRYELQILDSYKNRTYSNGQAGSIYKQYVPQVNASLKPGAWQKYDIIYTAPRFNIDSSVKTPAYITVLHNGVLVQNHVAIKGTVAHVGQPKYQKHAFALPLLLQEHEFPVSFRNIWIRELGVQKLLNGKDKKGWYTYLDTLGKDNDVHHNFAIENGMVHVMGKYFGYMATQKSYDNYYLKVVFKWGTKQYHPREKGARDAGILYHFGESDKDVVWPRSIECQIQEGDCGDIWCVQHTSVVTPNKSAIEWDQQRVYRTANFENPCGEWNTIEIICSGNQIEHYVNGHLVNWGIASLSHGRILLQSEGAEIWYKSIELTPL
- a CDS encoding LytR/AlgR family response regulator transcription factor, whose amino-acid sequence is MIRCLVVDDEPLALHILEDYISKMPFLQLVKATTNPIEALTMVQAAEADLVFLDVQMPELTGIQFLKIANGKAKVILTTAYPQYALEGYELDVVDYLLKPIAFDRFFKSVQKAQSIIQPVATKPVVVQAEPVQQDDFSTDFIFVKTEHKIQKVYLHDIVFIEGLKDYISIFTSTERIITLQGMKKMEDALPEKHFVRVHKSYIVALNKIDSIERSRIQIGDKIIPVGDTYRDEFFRMIENKNI
- a CDS encoding ATP-binding protein, which produces MTYQVDLTNCDREPIHIPGKIQSHGFLIAVNSKSYNISYVSKNVEAFTGLEATGLLGKNIADFEQQLEISGDIASLQQLLNLAKVTKTSDTINPLAIDVKGTSYNLIISHSVNDLVLEFEPTESDLGYDIQKIIGRSVSEILSGKNLNILLQNAAFEIKKIINYDRVMIYKFNEDGHGEVTAEVKNDNLEPFLGLHYPASDIPKQARELYKINLTRIIADVNSESSAIITYQDQATPLDLTHSGLRAVSPIHIQYLKNMGVESSFSISLIAHGELWGLVACHNYSPRFIDYKSRDASKLIGHILSSALEYRQDEEDNAKLHELTEAANAIADYIKKDSDFTFALTRNKITLKDVTTASGVALIYDGDINTIGQTPTTDQIAEIADWLKTNMVDTVYSTHRFPAIFTAAQQYSDVASGILACSLSKELGEMIIWFKPEQVTSINWAGNPEKPVEETADGMLQLSPRKSFESWTEIVKFTSEKWKTDEITAVLKVREDIIYAINRKANEIRILNERLQLAYDELDTFSYTISHDLRTPLSSIKSYSELLLATNKSLDDSAKKMLDRIIKGTDKMHMLIKEILHYSRVGRAEIELLPINMGLLLKEIKREVLSALNPENIEFTIGETPSINGDSVMITQVFTNLINNAVKYSSKSNPSKVSVQGETRNNEVVYSVSDNGVGIDVNYYNRVFELFKRMDNALEFEGTGVGLAIVKRIVEKHNARIWFESKLGIGTVFYISFKIS
- a CDS encoding response regulator; the encoded protein is MSSPDIFYVEDDEDFAFIMQHAVKEVKDGLTVKIIDNGKDALEQLKQLTDARVKPKLILLDLNLPGLSGLDLVKRIREIPFLKYVPVVFFSTSDNPKDVKASLEFGANAYLTKPAGYLNLVNCVESLYNFWFTKNLNVN
- a CDS encoding response regulator → MSIKTLKKILVIEDDPDIADIMEIALGDKYDVAIKMDGYDISDHVESFSPDLIMLDNYIGQKEAKEIIAEIHLVDDHRTIPFVLFSGHDDITRIAQHINATAYLAKPFALDDLYKCVDAILAA
- a CDS encoding biliverdin-producing heme oxygenase; protein product: MLHEKIKQATTSLHNQLEQNMFVGQIMDGSLTFEQYLIILHLNYGIHLAAEGFLFGGLSNALQQKLDITNRIKLPALLKDLEEINTNMSPDIEGPPPNYIDLSSDAAILGAMYVLEGATLGGNVIVKRLKTNEHLVPRNLNYHYYQVYGDQLGAKWKQFLEVLNEIPETEHQTAIDSAVRLFERMTSNKVAVKTVTVTLVPPPPVGF